A segment of the Zingiber officinale cultivar Zhangliang chromosome 8B, Zo_v1.1, whole genome shotgun sequence genome:
GAGTGCCAAATTTGCGTTGTAGAATGCTTGTAATGTTCCAATATCCTCCCAATAGTCCTGGAACATGTATGCCTGAACGATACAAGAACATCGTTACGATATACGATATGCGAGTTAGTGAACAGAAATCTCAAGTTTACTCGGAAGAAGCACACCTGAACATTGAAGTAGTTCACCGCGAAAGGCAGGATGTGCTGTCCAAAGTCATTTGCTCTCCCATCTCTCATCCTGAAGTTACAGATAAATCGCTTAGAGAATCAGAAGGCATTTCTTGAAACACAACCAGACTTAACTGAAAATAGACTTGCACAAGAGTTAAAAGAGATACATGAATTGTCTTTGAAGTGCCTTTCGGTTGAAGACATAAATTCCCATGGATGCGATATAGGGGTACTTGTTTGTATCTTGATTAGACAATCTGAGAAAGGAGCCATCATCCTTCTGCAATGCAATTGTTCTTGTTAGTTCAGTGCTGGAATCATCGACAATCTTATCAGTTATTAGGAAAAAAATCACTCACCATGGCTTCCAAATCATCACCCTTCGGTTTCTCTTGAAATTCGGTAATCCGACCATTCTTGTCAACTCTCACAAGTCCATAGTCAGATGCCCGGCTACAAGGAGGATCGACAAGTCAATTACTAGTACTAATTAAGTCGATACAATTTCGATACTAGACAGTTGCATACCTTGCATCAACAGGAATGCAAGAAATAGTTATATCAGCACCAGTTTCAACATGTTTCTGCAAATTGCATTGCATCACTTTTAGTATGTAAATTCAAGCGATGGACATCAAACAAAAGCATACCTCGATCAATTCCATGTAGTTCATGCGGTATAATTGGTCGCCGGACAGAATTAGTACATGCTCAATGTGTTGGTTCCTCCTGTCCTAAATTACAGGAACAACAAAATGTAAATTCAAAACGTCAGAAAAAGAGAGAAGATCTAAAGCTAGAGATAACTCACATCAAACACCCAAGCAAATTGCCTAATGGCATCAGCTGTGCCCTGGAACCAATTCATACCGGTTTCGCCGGGAGATTGTGTAGCCGCCAACACCTGAGTATCAAAAGGAGTTATTCAGACAAGGCAATACACGAACAAGATGACCCAATTTCTTCCTTAGTTACCTCTGCGAATCCACCGCCAAAGTTGGCGACATCACCAAAGGTTCGAGAGATGTGGCGATTCAATGAGGTGGAATTGAACTGCGTCAAGATGTATATTTTGTTGATGCCGCTGTTGATGCAGTTGCTCATTGGGACATCAACGATCTTGTAGCATCCGGCGATGGGAACAGCAGGCACTGCTCTTGTTTTGGTGAGAGGGAAAAGTTGAGCACCGGTGCCTCCGCCTAGAATGAAGGCCGCGACGTTCTTGGGATCAGGCACGTTGGGTGAGAGAAGAACCTGCACAAACAGGGTTTTGGTTTGGTTAGTCATTCTAGTGAATGGATCGTCGATGGGAGAAGAAGAACCTGCAGAAAAACTT
Coding sequences within it:
- the LOC122013726 gene encoding glucose-1-phosphate adenylyltransferase large subunit 2, chloroplastic-like, with the protein product MQEDQPSADPKNVAAFILGGGTGAQLFPLTKTRAVPAVPIAGCYKIVDVPMSNCINSGINKIYILTQFNSTSLNRHISRTFGDVANFGGGFAEVLAATQSPGETGMNWFQGTADAIRQFAWVFDDRRNQHIEHVLILSGDQLYRMNYMELIEKHVETGADITISCIPVDASRASDYGLVRVDKNGRITEFQEKPKGDDLEAMKDDGSFLRLSNQDTNKYPYIASMGIYVFNRKALQRQFMMRDGRANDFGQHILPFAVNYFNVQAYMFQDYWEDIGTLQAFYNANLALTEQPPKFQFYDQRTPMYTSPRYLPPTKIDKSKMRSSIISHGCFLNKCDIERSIIGVRSRISAGAEIKNTLMFGANTYETDEQIASLLEKGMVPIGVGQNTKIRNCIIDTNARIGQNVVIANKDGVEEADRSSEGFYIRSGITIILRNATIKDGTVI